A genomic segment from Actinoplanes sichuanensis encodes:
- a CDS encoding Uma2 family endonuclease, with protein sequence MLSHGAPVRWSAPEGRWTQPDLQLFPQDGHRYEILDGSLHVTPPADARHGSIVESIVTTLRSAAPPGWWVCARLGIEMETSNLVPDVTVLRPRSSGAIWVDPADVALVVEVEAMETRRYDRLLKPDVYAAAGISAYWRVEEGPVLRAFTLDGTAYRPAQDVEAGEQAKLDDPYPVRVNPAAWR encoded by the coding sequence ATGCTGAGCCATGGTGCTCCGGTGCGGTGGAGCGCCCCGGAGGGCCGGTGGACCCAACCGGATCTGCAGCTGTTTCCCCAGGACGGTCATCGGTACGAGATCCTCGACGGCAGCCTGCACGTCACCCCACCGGCGGACGCCCGACATGGTTCGATCGTCGAGTCGATTGTCACCACGCTGCGATCCGCGGCACCGCCCGGCTGGTGGGTCTGCGCCCGGCTCGGCATCGAGATGGAGACCAGCAACCTGGTGCCGGACGTCACCGTGTTGCGGCCTCGCTCGTCCGGCGCCATCTGGGTGGACCCGGCCGACGTCGCGCTCGTGGTGGAGGTCGAGGCGATGGAGACCCGGCGCTACGACCGGCTGCTCAAGCCGGACGTCTACGCCGCGGCGGGCATCTCGGCCTACTGGCGGGTGGAGGAGGGACCAGTCCTGCGGGCTTTCACCCTGGACGGGACGGCCTATCGGCCCGCCCAGGACGTGGAGGCCGGTGAGCAGGCGAAACTCGACGACCCCTACCCGGTACGGGTGAATCCGGCCGCCTGGCGCTGA
- a CDS encoding DUF5130 family protein: MTVGDVTPLEQPVDGPFSTRQLLRLDEALRVADQVTGLNFSIYLGPLEEPHRAAAEKLHAQTRNPQRAVLIAVSPNQRKLEIITGADARKRISDRDAKLAGLSMAASFGGGDLAGGLMIGIDQLASHAGRG, translated from the coding sequence GTGACAGTTGGTGATGTCACCCCGCTCGAGCAGCCGGTCGACGGCCCGTTCTCGACCCGGCAGCTGCTCCGCCTCGACGAGGCTCTTCGTGTCGCCGATCAGGTGACCGGCCTCAACTTCAGCATCTACCTCGGCCCGCTCGAGGAGCCGCACCGCGCGGCGGCGGAGAAACTGCACGCGCAGACCCGCAACCCGCAGCGTGCGGTCCTGATCGCGGTGTCGCCCAACCAGCGCAAGCTGGAGATCATCACCGGCGCCGACGCCCGCAAGCGCATCTCCGACCGTGACGCGAAACTGGCCGGTCTGTCGATGGCCGCGTCGTTCGGCGGCGGCGACCTGGCCGGTGGCCTGATGATCGGTATCGACCAGTTGGCGTCCCACGCCGGCCGAGGCTGA
- the ctaJ gene encoding aa3-type cytochrome oxidase subunit CtaJ — translation MIIPAAVIGTIATLVLAGSDRSKPDRRYRPGRPYDFPAMWFTATPQQVVPAGDGHSVGLIIEDSSGAPVRPGPTGGASDSW, via the coding sequence GTGATCATTCCGGCCGCCGTCATCGGGACGATCGCGACTCTTGTGCTCGCCGGTTCCGACCGGTCGAAGCCGGATCGCCGCTACCGCCCGGGCCGTCCCTATGACTTCCCGGCGATGTGGTTCACCGCCACGCCGCAGCAGGTCGTGCCTGCCGGCGACGGCCACTCCGTCGGGCTGATCATCGAGGACAGCTCCGGCGCACCCGTTCGGCCCGGTCCAACAGGAGGCGCAAGTGACAGTTGGTGA
- a CDS encoding class F sortase, with protein MASGDGRPAGARVPEAVAHKRPAQIITAPPPGAITGPLPPTPEIKGRSPFRLALPGRIPKPRPVRGRKGGMIGVVALVLLFLGLFVVGLGLGFSTGFDLGGLFRGPDQPPPRAFPVLEPSRPQRLEIPSIGVSAPILEVGLAGDGSVDVPPLRRHNEAGWFEGGPTPGQFGPALIVGHADTRTGPSVFHRLDQMRAGQEIRVNRQDGTVAIFKVNSVETFDKGALPAERVYGDYTRPSLRLMTCGGKWLGGEEGYEDNVVVFASLVDSRDA; from the coding sequence GTGGCGAGCGGGGACGGCCGACCGGCGGGCGCTCGGGTCCCGGAGGCGGTCGCGCACAAGCGCCCGGCCCAGATCATCACGGCGCCGCCGCCCGGGGCGATCACCGGGCCGTTGCCGCCGACGCCGGAGATCAAGGGCCGGTCGCCGTTCCGGCTGGCGCTGCCGGGCCGGATCCCGAAACCGCGGCCGGTCCGGGGTCGCAAAGGCGGCATGATCGGGGTCGTCGCGCTGGTGCTGCTGTTCCTCGGGTTGTTCGTGGTCGGCCTGGGGCTCGGCTTCTCCACCGGGTTCGACCTCGGCGGCCTGTTCCGCGGGCCGGACCAACCACCGCCCCGGGCGTTCCCGGTGCTGGAGCCGAGCCGTCCGCAGCGGCTGGAGATCCCGTCGATCGGGGTGTCCGCGCCGATTCTGGAGGTGGGCCTGGCCGGTGACGGGTCGGTGGACGTGCCGCCGCTGCGCCGGCACAACGAGGCGGGCTGGTTCGAGGGCGGGCCGACGCCGGGGCAGTTCGGGCCGGCGCTGATCGTCGGGCACGCGGACACCCGTACCGGGCCGTCGGTGTTTCATCGCCTCGATCAGATGCGGGCGGGCCAGGAGATCCGGGTGAACCGGCAGGACGGGACGGTCGCCATCTTCAAGGTCAACTCGGTGGAGACGTTCGACAAGGGCGCGCTGCCGGCCGAGCGTGTCTACGGTGACTACACCCGGCCGTCGCTGCGCCTGATGACGTGCGGCGGCAAGTGGCTGGGCGGCGAGGAGGGCTACGAGGACAACGTCGTCGTCTTCGCCTCTCTGGTCGACTCGCGGGACGCCTGA
- a CDS encoding HNH endonuclease — protein sequence MPDIRPTVGSSALVLNATYEPLCVVSVRRATILLLTAKAECVSDGDGILHSAHQTVPVPSVVRLTRYVKVPYRTHVGLSRRAIFARDGGRCAYCRGSAETIDHVFPRSRGGLHAWDNVVAACAKCNHSKGDKTPAELGWRLHAAPAAPRGVAWRVLGHRTPDPRWMDWLDLPSAHLEAEAA from the coding sequence ATGCCTGACATACGACCCACGGTTGGCTCTTCCGCGTTAGTTCTCAACGCCACCTACGAGCCGCTGTGCGTCGTATCGGTGCGTCGAGCGACCATCCTGCTCCTGACCGCCAAGGCCGAGTGTGTCTCCGACGGCGACGGCATCCTGCACAGCGCGCACCAGACCGTTCCGGTTCCGTCGGTCGTCCGCCTCACCCGGTATGTGAAGGTTCCGTACCGGACGCACGTCGGTCTCTCCCGCCGGGCCATCTTCGCCCGTGACGGCGGCCGCTGCGCCTACTGCCGCGGCTCGGCCGAGACCATCGATCACGTCTTCCCGCGCAGCCGCGGCGGGCTGCACGCCTGGGACAACGTGGTCGCCGCCTGTGCCAAGTGCAATCACAGCAAGGGTGACAAGACCCCGGCCGAGCTGGGTTGGCGCCTGCACGCCGCCCCGGCCGCCCCGCGCGGCGTCGCGTGGCGGGTCCTCGGTCACCGCACCCCCGACCCCCGCTGGATGGACTGGCTCGACCTGCCCAGCGCCCACCTGGAGGCTGAGGCGGCCTGA
- a CDS encoding mechanosensitive ion channel family protein: MTPVCKDDALCAQILDYTQNQWLATSSYVVVIKPLRIAAIILIALLIRWLMHRAISRLATSTSRASMPALLKPLKEKVTVTAEEGTFIPERRRQRAEAIASVLRSFVSAVIFTMAALLVMGELGFNLAPLLASAGIVGVALGFGAQSLVKDLIAGLFMLLEDQYGVGDTVDLGEATGVVESVGLRITTVRDARGVLWYIRNGEIVRVGNKSQGWAMVVVDIPIGFVNSEEAITVLKGAAETVAHDPEHETGFLEPPDVVGVEQLTVDGAVIRTIAKTTADSQVSIQRDLRRALTESLETSGLSERIAASRLLPRSAVPPAWMGGGASAPEKPGGAT, encoded by the coding sequence GTGACGCCGGTCTGCAAAGATGACGCGCTCTGCGCCCAGATCCTCGACTACACGCAGAACCAGTGGCTCGCCACCAGTAGCTACGTGGTCGTGATCAAGCCGCTGCGGATAGCCGCGATCATCCTCATCGCCCTGCTGATCCGTTGGCTGATGCACCGCGCCATCTCGCGGCTGGCCACCAGCACCTCGCGGGCCTCGATGCCGGCGCTGCTGAAGCCGCTGAAGGAGAAGGTGACCGTCACCGCCGAGGAGGGGACGTTCATCCCCGAGCGGCGGCGTCAGCGGGCCGAGGCGATCGCGTCGGTGCTGCGCAGCTTCGTCAGCGCTGTGATATTCACCATGGCCGCGCTGCTGGTGATGGGAGAGCTCGGTTTCAACCTGGCACCGCTGCTGGCCAGCGCCGGCATCGTCGGTGTGGCCCTCGGCTTCGGGGCGCAGAGCCTGGTCAAGGACCTGATCGCCGGTCTTTTCATGCTCCTGGAGGACCAGTACGGCGTCGGCGACACGGTCGACCTGGGCGAGGCCACCGGTGTGGTGGAGAGCGTCGGCCTGCGGATCACCACGGTCCGCGACGCGCGGGGTGTGCTCTGGTACATCCGTAACGGCGAGATCGTCCGGGTCGGCAACAAGAGCCAGGGTTGGGCGATGGTCGTGGTGGACATCCCGATCGGTTTCGTCAACTCGGAGGAGGCGATCACCGTGCTCAAGGGCGCGGCCGAGACGGTCGCCCATGATCCGGAGCACGAGACCGGTTTCCTGGAGCCGCCGGACGTGGTCGGGGTCGAGCAGCTGACCGTGGACGGCGCGGTGATCCGGACGATCGCCAAGACGACCGCCGACAGCCAGGTCTCCATCCAGCGTGACCTGCGCCGGGCGCTGACCGAGTCGCTGGAGACGTCCGGGCTGTCCGAGCGGATCGCCGCGTCCCGGCTGCTGCCGCGCAGCGCTGTGCCGCCGGCGTGGATGGGTGGCGGCGCCTCGGCTCCGGAGAAGCCCGGTGGCGCGACCTAG
- a CDS encoding globin — MSEPTFFDAVGGEPTFRRLVDKFYEGVAEDPLLRPMYPEEDLGPAADRFTLFLMQYWGGPTTYSDNRGHPRLRMRHAPFRVDAAARDAWLSHMRVAVDSLGLPDEQRTPLWEYLERAAYFMVNAMDPA, encoded by the coding sequence GTGAGCGAACCGACCTTCTTCGACGCCGTGGGCGGCGAGCCCACCTTCCGGCGTCTCGTCGACAAGTTCTACGAGGGTGTCGCGGAGGACCCCCTGCTCCGGCCGATGTATCCGGAGGAGGATCTGGGTCCGGCCGCCGACCGGTTCACGCTCTTCCTGATGCAGTATTGGGGCGGCCCTACGACGTACTCCGACAATCGCGGTCATCCGCGGTTGCGGATGCGTCATGCGCCGTTCCGGGTCGACGCGGCGGCCCGGGATGCCTGGTTGAGCCACATGCGGGTGGCTGTCGACTCGCTCGGCCTGCCCGACGAGCAGCGGACCCCACTCTGGGAGTATCTGGAGCGAGCGGCCTATTTCATGGTGAACGCGATGGATCCGGCCTGA
- a CDS encoding PKD domain containing protein — MRRRVLAAAVVAAFAVPSITGVPAATADTYHPTVVSADPVDFTPHVLDGTVWSLALVGDTVVVGGSFTKVSDASRRVTLARKNIFAFGLHDGQIRTFAPEVDGAIYSLAAGPEQSVYLGGAFKSVNGTAQRGLARVSLDDGSRISSFGARVNWGDVRSLVTRGGSLYAGGTFSAVSGIRRTGLVRVNALTGVVDQGFDARLAGPGLKRTRVEHFDVSLDGRKLIAVGAFLKSGTADRNQIALFDVGGSGAVLNGWYTDAFIPTCMQGFDTYLRQVKFSPDGSYIVVAATGRASSAQKLCDSASRFETRTSGKQTPTWVQRTGGDSLYAVAITGPAVYLGGHQRWFDNPYGTDGNGPGPGAVSRPGIGAVNPNTGKALEWNPTRSRGVGVRAFLVTPDYLLVGSDTDELGREYHGRVGMFPLPGA; from the coding sequence ATGCGCCGTCGTGTGCTCGCGGCCGCCGTCGTCGCGGCCTTCGCCGTACCGTCGATAACCGGCGTTCCCGCGGCGACTGCGGACACCTATCACCCGACGGTGGTCTCGGCCGATCCGGTGGACTTCACGCCGCACGTCCTGGACGGCACGGTGTGGTCGCTGGCGCTGGTGGGCGACACGGTGGTGGTCGGCGGGTCCTTCACGAAGGTGTCCGACGCGAGCCGGCGGGTGACGTTGGCGCGGAAGAACATCTTCGCGTTCGGGCTGCACGACGGGCAGATCCGGACGTTCGCCCCGGAGGTGGACGGCGCGATCTATTCGCTGGCCGCCGGCCCGGAGCAGTCGGTCTATCTGGGTGGCGCGTTCAAGAGCGTGAACGGTACGGCGCAGCGTGGACTGGCCCGGGTGTCGCTGGACGACGGCTCCCGGATCTCCTCGTTCGGCGCCCGGGTCAACTGGGGTGACGTTCGGTCGCTGGTGACCCGGGGCGGCAGCCTGTACGCCGGTGGCACGTTCTCGGCGGTCAGCGGGATCCGGCGGACCGGCCTGGTGCGGGTGAACGCGCTGACCGGTGTGGTGGATCAGGGCTTCGACGCGCGGCTGGCCGGGCCGGGGCTGAAGCGGACCCGGGTCGAGCACTTCGACGTCTCCCTGGACGGGCGGAAGCTGATCGCCGTCGGCGCCTTCCTCAAGTCGGGGACCGCGGACCGCAATCAGATCGCGCTCTTCGACGTGGGCGGGTCGGGCGCCGTCCTGAACGGCTGGTACACCGACGCGTTCATCCCGACCTGCATGCAGGGCTTCGACACCTATCTGCGGCAGGTGAAGTTCTCGCCGGACGGCTCCTACATCGTGGTGGCGGCGACCGGGCGGGCGTCGTCGGCGCAGAAGCTGTGCGACTCGGCGTCCCGCTTCGAGACCCGGACCAGCGGGAAGCAGACTCCGACGTGGGTGCAGCGGACCGGCGGGGACTCGCTGTACGCGGTGGCGATCACCGGGCCGGCCGTCTATCTGGGCGGGCACCAGCGGTGGTTCGACAACCCGTACGGCACCGACGGGAACGGGCCGGGCCCGGGTGCGGTGTCGCGGCCGGGAATCGGCGCGGTGAACCCGAACACCGGCAAGGCCCTGGAATGGAATCCCACCCGGTCCCGCGGGGTCGGGGTGCGCGCCTTCCTGGTCACGCCGGACTACCTGCTCGTCGGTTCGGACACCGACGAACTGGGCCGCGAATATCACGGCCGGGTCGGCATGTTCCCGCTGCCCGGGGCTTAG
- a CDS encoding type III secretion system chaperone family protein has product MPWWSWRPGSAASNEQSDTGGGEVAVQSTVRVGVPAQREPSRSGVPSELSTPGTSDPVTPVQLTRVGKALDLLDIRFLADGGGSLLAMWERHAVLFTLEGPEDEILVMRARPHATVPPDWADRAYRVVNEWNHTRRFCKAYVGDPTERGQLPIYAELQVPLAAGVHDSLLVELLDCGAAVATSFVDWLHDEGALL; this is encoded by the coding sequence ATGCCGTGGTGGTCATGGCGTCCGGGATCGGCTGCGAGCAATGAGCAGTCGGATACCGGTGGCGGCGAGGTTGCGGTGCAGAGCACCGTTCGCGTCGGTGTTCCGGCCCAGCGGGAGCCGAGCCGCTCCGGGGTCCCGTCTGAACTGTCCACGCCCGGCACGTCCGATCCGGTCACGCCGGTGCAGCTGACCCGGGTCGGCAAGGCACTCGACCTGCTCGACATCCGGTTCCTCGCCGACGGCGGGGGCAGCCTGCTGGCCATGTGGGAGCGGCACGCCGTGCTGTTCACCCTGGAGGGCCCGGAAGACGAGATCCTGGTCATGCGGGCCCGGCCGCACGCGACGGTCCCGCCGGACTGGGCGGACCGTGCCTACCGCGTGGTCAACGAGTGGAACCACACACGACGGTTCTGCAAGGCCTACGTGGGCGACCCGACCGAGCGCGGCCAGCTTCCGATCTACGCGGAGTTGCAGGTGCCCCTCGCCGCCGGTGTCCACGACTCGCTGCTCGTCGAGCTGCTCGACTGCGGCGCGGCCGTGGCCACCTCGTTCGTCGACTGGCTCCACGACGAGGGCGCGCTGCTCTAA
- a CDS encoding acyl-CoA thioesterase: protein MTDADRFIYDVPVRWSDMDAYGHVNNARFLTLYEEARVAMFFVGAKAHGLGSFEEGIVIARHEIDYLRPVDFGDPVRIEMWISELRAAAFTVSYELFDDGVLASRAKSVCVPYNLVKGHPRRLSDAERDFLRPYTEVS, encoded by the coding sequence GTGACTGACGCCGATCGGTTCATCTACGACGTGCCCGTGCGCTGGTCCGACATGGACGCGTACGGGCACGTCAACAACGCGCGTTTCCTCACCCTCTACGAGGAGGCGCGCGTGGCGATGTTCTTCGTCGGGGCCAAGGCGCACGGCCTGGGCTCCTTCGAGGAGGGCATCGTGATCGCCCGGCACGAGATCGACTACCTGCGGCCGGTCGACTTCGGTGACCCGGTCCGGATCGAGATGTGGATCTCCGAGCTGCGGGCCGCGGCCTTCACCGTCTCCTACGAGCTGTTCGACGACGGCGTGCTGGCCAGCCGGGCGAAGTCCGTCTGTGTGCCCTACAACCTGGTCAAGGGGCATCCGCGCCGGCTGTCGGACGCCGAGCGCGACTTTCTCCGGCCGTACACCGAGGTGTCCTGA
- the ettA gene encoding energy-dependent translational throttle protein EttA translates to MAQYIYVLEKARKAHGDKVVLDNVTLSFLPGAKIGVVGPNGAGKSSLLKIMAGLDKTSNGEARLMPGYTVGMLAQEPPLNEEKTVLGNIQEAVAETKAKLDRFNAIAELMATDYSDELMDEMGKLQEELDHLDAWDVDSKLDLAMDALRCPPPDADVTQLSGGERRRVALCKLLLEAPDLLLLDEPTNHLDAESVHWLEQHLSKYAGTVLAITHDRYFLDNVAGWILELDRGRAIGYEGNYSTYLEKKAARLSVEGRKDAKMKKRLAEELEWVRSNAKARQTKSRSRLDRYEEMAAEAEKTRKLDFEEIQIPPGPRLGNTVIEVNDLVKGFDGRTLIDHLSFSLPRNGIVGIIGPNGVGKTTLFKTIVGLEKPDEGSVRIGETVKLSYVDQSRAGLDPAKTVWEVVSDGLDHMMVGKVEMPSRAYVAAFGFKGPDQQKPTKVLSGGERNRLNLAMTLKIGGNVILLDEPTNDLDVETLSSLENALLEFPGCAVVISHDRMFLDRVATHMLAWEGTDEDPDKWFWFEGNFEAYEKNKVDRLGAEAARPHRVTYRKLTRD, encoded by the coding sequence GTGGCCCAGTACATCTACGTCCTGGAAAAGGCGCGCAAGGCGCACGGCGACAAGGTCGTGCTCGACAACGTGACGCTGAGCTTCCTGCCAGGCGCCAAGATCGGTGTCGTCGGCCCCAACGGCGCCGGTAAGTCCAGTCTGCTCAAGATCATGGCGGGGCTCGACAAGACCAGCAACGGCGAGGCCCGGCTGATGCCCGGCTACACCGTCGGCATGCTGGCGCAGGAGCCGCCGCTCAACGAGGAGAAGACGGTCCTCGGCAACATCCAGGAGGCCGTCGCCGAGACGAAGGCCAAGCTCGACCGCTTCAACGCGATCGCCGAGCTGATGGCCACCGACTACAGCGACGAGCTGATGGACGAGATGGGCAAGCTCCAGGAGGAGCTCGACCACCTCGACGCGTGGGACGTCGACTCCAAGCTCGACCTCGCGATGGACGCGCTGCGCTGCCCGCCGCCGGACGCCGACGTCACCCAGCTCTCCGGTGGTGAGCGTCGCCGGGTCGCGCTGTGCAAGCTGCTGCTCGAGGCGCCCGACCTGCTGCTGCTCGACGAGCCCACCAACCACCTGGACGCGGAGAGTGTCCACTGGCTGGAGCAGCACCTGTCGAAGTACGCGGGCACCGTCCTGGCGATCACCCACGACCGGTACTTCCTGGACAACGTGGCCGGCTGGATCCTCGAGCTGGACCGCGGCCGGGCGATCGGCTACGAGGGCAACTACTCCACGTACCTGGAGAAGAAGGCCGCGCGTCTCTCGGTCGAGGGCCGCAAGGACGCGAAGATGAAGAAGCGTCTGGCCGAGGAACTCGAGTGGGTGCGGTCCAATGCCAAGGCCCGGCAGACCAAGAGCCGGTCCCGGCTGGATCGCTACGAGGAGATGGCGGCCGAGGCGGAGAAGACCCGGAAGCTTGACTTCGAGGAGATCCAGATCCCGCCGGGCCCGCGTCTGGGCAACACCGTCATCGAGGTCAACGACCTGGTCAAGGGCTTCGACGGGCGTACGCTCATCGACCACCTGTCGTTCTCGCTCCCGCGTAACGGCATCGTCGGCATCATCGGTCCCAACGGCGTCGGTAAGACCACGCTGTTCAAGACCATCGTCGGGCTGGAGAAGCCGGACGAGGGGTCGGTGCGGATCGGTGAGACGGTCAAACTGTCGTACGTCGACCAGAGCCGCGCCGGCCTGGACCCGGCCAAGACGGTGTGGGAGGTCGTCTCCGACGGTCTCGACCACATGATGGTCGGCAAGGTCGAGATGCCCTCCCGGGCGTATGTCGCGGCCTTCGGCTTCAAGGGCCCGGACCAGCAGAAACCGACCAAGGTGCTGTCCGGTGGCGAGCGCAACCGGCTCAACCTCGCGATGACGCTGAAGATCGGCGGCAACGTGATCCTGCTCGACGAGCCGACCAACGACCTGGACGTGGAGACCCTCTCCAGCCTGGAGAACGCGCTGCTCGAGTTCCCCGGCTGCGCCGTGGTCATCTCCCACGACCGGATGTTCCTCGACCGGGTGGCCACCCACATGCTCGCGTGGGAGGGCACCGACGAGGACCCGGACAAGTGGTTCTGGTTCGAGGGCAACTTCGAGGCGTACGAGAAGAACAAGGTCGACCGTCTCGGCGCGGAGGCGGCCCGGCCGCATCGGGTCACTTACCGCAAGCTGACCCGTGATTGA
- a CDS encoding alpha,alpha-trehalose-phosphate synthase (UDP-forming): protein MAQRSSFVVVANRLPVDEVTTPDGEKQWRPSPGGLVTALHPVLVEHQGTWIGWAGGSGEAPEPFDLEGIHIHPVPLSDEELERYYEGQSNATIWPLYHDAVETPVYKRRWRETYRVVNHRFAQATAEVAAEGATVWVQDYQLQLVPSMLREMRPDLRIGFFLHIPFPPIELFMQMPFRAEILRGLLGADLVGFQQRLAAQNFVRLARHLLGLRYEGQSIQVDGRRVKAGAFPISIDTAEMERLAADPSVQARAKQIRAELGDPKTVILGVDRLDYTKGIELRLKAFRELLADGKLNVGEAVMVQVATPSRERVEHYQTLRVKVEREVGRINGEFGRVGTPAVHYLHQSVDKQELAAMYAAADVMMVTPLRDGMNLVAKEYIACRGDSGGALVLSEFAGAATELRQAFLCNPHDPDGVKDALLRAVGAEPSELKRRMRVMQRHLRTHDVARWARSFLDELGVEEG from the coding sequence GTGGCCCAACGAAGTTCCTTCGTCGTCGTCGCCAACCGTCTGCCCGTGGACGAGGTCACTACGCCGGACGGTGAGAAGCAGTGGCGGCCCAGTCCGGGCGGCCTGGTCACAGCCCTACATCCGGTCCTGGTCGAGCATCAGGGCACATGGATCGGATGGGCCGGTGGCTCGGGTGAGGCACCCGAGCCGTTCGACCTCGAGGGCATCCACATCCACCCGGTTCCGCTCAGCGACGAGGAGCTGGAACGTTATTACGAGGGCCAGTCCAACGCGACCATCTGGCCCCTCTACCACGACGCCGTCGAGACCCCGGTCTACAAACGGCGCTGGCGCGAGACCTATCGCGTGGTCAACCACAGGTTCGCGCAGGCCACGGCGGAGGTGGCCGCGGAGGGCGCCACCGTCTGGGTGCAGGACTACCAGCTGCAGCTCGTGCCCTCGATGCTCCGGGAGATGCGGCCCGACCTGCGGATCGGGTTCTTCCTGCACATCCCGTTCCCGCCGATCGAGCTGTTCATGCAGATGCCGTTCCGGGCCGAGATCCTGCGCGGTCTGCTCGGCGCCGACCTGGTCGGCTTCCAGCAGCGGCTGGCCGCACAGAACTTCGTTCGTCTGGCCCGGCACCTGCTCGGCCTGCGTTACGAGGGCCAGTCGATCCAGGTCGACGGGCGCCGGGTGAAGGCCGGGGCCTTCCCGATCAGCATCGACACCGCGGAGATGGAACGGCTCGCCGCCGACCCGTCGGTGCAGGCCCGGGCCAAGCAGATCCGGGCCGAGCTCGGTGATCCGAAAACGGTGATCCTCGGGGTCGACCGGCTCGACTACACCAAGGGCATCGAGCTGCGCCTCAAGGCGTTCCGCGAGCTGCTCGCCGACGGCAAGCTCAACGTCGGTGAAGCGGTGATGGTGCAGGTCGCCACGCCCAGCCGGGAGCGGGTCGAGCACTACCAGACCCTGCGGGTGAAGGTGGAGCGCGAGGTCGGCCGGATCAATGGCGAGTTCGGCCGGGTCGGCACGCCGGCCGTGCACTACCTGCACCAGTCGGTCGACAAGCAGGAGCTCGCCGCGATGTATGCGGCGGCCGACGTGATGATGGTGACCCCGCTGCGCGACGGCATGAACCTGGTCGCCAAGGAGTACATCGCCTGCCGCGGTGACAGCGGCGGCGCGCTGGTGCTCAGCGAGTTCGCCGGTGCGGCCACCGAGTTGCGGCAGGCGTTCCTCTGCAACCCGCACGACCCGGACGGGGTGAAGGACGCGCTGCTGCGCGCGGTCGGCGCCGAACCGTCCGAGCTGAAACGGCGGATGCGCGTGATGCAGCGGCATCTGCGGACCCACGACGTCGCCCGGTGGGCGCGTTCGTTCCTCGACGAACTCGGCGTCGAAGAGGGCTGA
- the cobA gene encoding uroporphyrinogen-III C-methyltransferase yields the protein MSIYPLGLRLEGRRVLVVGGGTVATRRVPALIASGARVEIVSPELTPTLQGHVDAGRASWTPRRFAPGDVEGAWLVHVAVDDPEAAAQVSVAAEQNHIFCVRADDRDAATAWTPAVTRHGQVTVAVTDGGDRRRAMAVRDMVANVLEASPPASPEFKGVALVGAGPGDPELITVKGRRLLAAADVVVADRLVPGMLLGELRPEVELIDAAKIPYGPQAAQEEINRILVDRASQGRFVVRLKGGDNFVFGRGGEEALACAQAGVPVLVVPGVTSSIAAPALAGIPVTHRGVAHEFTVISGHIPPDHPDTLVDWAALARMRGTVVVMMGLKNLPKIAERLIAEGRSADTPVGVVQEGSTAHQRSLISTLGAVAEQTATAGIRPPAVVVIGEVVAVGEQFTPAAG from the coding sequence ATGAGCATCTATCCGCTGGGGCTGCGCCTCGAGGGTCGTCGCGTGCTGGTCGTCGGCGGTGGCACGGTCGCCACCCGCCGGGTGCCGGCCCTGATCGCGTCGGGCGCCCGGGTCGAGATCGTCTCCCCGGAGCTCACCCCCACCCTTCAGGGGCACGTCGACGCGGGCCGGGCGTCCTGGACGCCTCGGCGCTTCGCGCCCGGCGACGTCGAGGGTGCCTGGCTGGTCCATGTCGCGGTCGACGACCCGGAGGCGGCGGCCCAGGTCAGCGTCGCTGCCGAGCAGAACCACATCTTCTGTGTACGGGCCGACGACCGCGACGCCGCGACTGCCTGGACCCCGGCCGTCACCAGGCACGGCCAGGTCACCGTGGCGGTCACCGACGGTGGTGACCGCCGCCGTGCGATGGCGGTCCGCGACATGGTGGCGAACGTGCTGGAGGCCTCCCCGCCGGCGTCGCCCGAGTTCAAGGGCGTGGCCCTGGTCGGGGCCGGCCCCGGCGACCCGGAGCTGATCACGGTGAAGGGCCGCCGGCTGCTCGCCGCTGCCGACGTGGTGGTCGCCGACCGGCTGGTCCCCGGCATGCTCCTCGGTGAGCTGCGTCCCGAGGTCGAGCTGATCGACGCCGCCAAGATCCCGTATGGGCCGCAGGCCGCCCAGGAGGAGATCAACCGGATCCTGGTCGACCGGGCGAGCCAGGGGAGGTTCGTGGTCCGGCTGAAGGGCGGCGACAACTTCGTCTTCGGCCGTGGTGGCGAGGAGGCGCTGGCCTGTGCCCAGGCCGGGGTGCCGGTGCTGGTGGTGCCCGGGGTGACGAGCTCGATCGCGGCGCCCGCGCTGGCCGGCATCCCGGTCACCCATCGTGGGGTGGCGCACGAGTTCACCGTGATCTCCGGGCACATCCCGCCGGACCACCCGGACACCCTGGTCGACTGGGCGGCGCTGGCCCGGATGCGCGGGACCGTCGTGGTGATGATGGGCCTGAAGAACCTGCCGAAGATCGCCGAGCGCCTGATCGCCGAGGGCCGCTCGGCGGACACTCCGGTCGGCGTGGTCCAGGAGGGTTCGACGGCCCATCAGAGGTCGCTGATCAGCACACTCGGCGCGGTGGCCGAGCAGACCGCGACGGCCGGCATCCGACCACCCGCGGTCGTCGTGATCGGCGAGGTCGTGGCGGTGGGGGAGCAGTTCACCCCCGCGGCGGGCTGA